ATTCTGTTATTGAACCAGCTGCTTAAGAACTATAGTTGCCGCTCTGGTGAGGGAATTGGAGGAGGATCTGACCGCTTACTGAGAGACCATCTGAAAAGACTTTTCAGACGGTTTCTTAAAGATTTTCCGCATTCAACAGTATGACCTCAATTTCCTCGGTGATTTCTTCCTGCCGATGGATCTGGAATTTCCGGCGCAGTTTTACCGTCTCATTGTCGAGATGCAGCACCGCGCCGTCCAGATGCTGCAGGCGCCGTTGATTTTCCGCCATCAACGATGCATAGCAGAGCTTATGCAGTACAGCAAACAGATAGTGCTCCACCATGTCCGTGAAAAAATCGACCGGTTCAAGGTTCAGTACGGGCGGGAAACCGAAATGAGGACTGTTCTGAACGGCATGCTGAAAAGGCGGCAGCAAAGACTGAAGCGTGGGTCGGCTCAGCGCGCTATCGTGATAAGCGGCCGTTAATTCGAAAAAACCGCGCGTTTCCTGTAGCGAGGTGATCGCATCGAGCAAACCGTTGACAATGGCCGGCACTTCTTCTGCGACATTGGCGCCATCCAGCGTGGCCACCGGTTCGGGATAGGAATCGGGCCATTTGTTAGCCAGTCTGCTGCCGATGATAATGACGTCCGTGTAAATTGCCGCCGCCATTTCATCGATCAGGCTGTCATTGAAGTCGC
This is a stretch of genomic DNA from Methylobacter sp. YRD-M1. It encodes these proteins:
- a CDS encoding F0F1 ATP synthase subunit gamma; translation: MSQSRRLKQHITQMEDIRGILNSMKNLAFIETHKLLRFQAVQDKVVESIEKAAVDFLSFYPYTLDTETKAPRIIILIGSERGFCGDFNDSLIDEMAAAIYTDVIIIGSRLANKWPDSYPEPVATLDGANVAEEVPAIVNGLLDAITSLQETRGFFELTAAYHDSALSRPTLQSLLPPFQHAVQNSPHFGFPPVLNLEPVDFFTDMVEHYLFAVLHKLCYASLMAENQRRLQHLDGAVLHLDNETVKLRRKFQIHRQEEITEEIEVILLNAENL